ACTACAAGCAGAACTACCCCCAGTTGGAGAAGGAGCGTCTGGGTGGAGAAACGCATACTGACCCTGGTAAAGCGCGGCACCGTGACTCCTTTCCTCCAGCTCCATTGAAGCACTGAGCACAATGCGCAAAACGCTCGCAATGATCAGTATTCCCAACAATTCCCGGAAACCCCAGCCCGTGACGGGCGCCACTATAACGTCTGTAGTGCGCATCACACCGAAGTGGTGCCATTCACAGTAGTAAGGAGCCGGCCGTGCTGGTTTTGCTTGGATTCGCAATGATTGCGGTATTCATGGTCCTGATCATGACCAAAAAGTTGACGCCCGTCTTGGCGCTGATCATCGTCCCCACCATCTTTGGTCTCTTCGCGGGGGCCGGCTTGGGCATAGGCCCCATGGTCATGGACTCGATGAAGTCCATGACCTCCACGGCCGCGCTCCTCATGTTCGCCATCATCTACTTCGGCCTGATGATCGACGTCGGGCTGTTCGACCCCTTGGTGAAGTTCATTCTGCGCAAGCTCGGCAATGATCCCGCCAAGGTAGTCCTGGGCACAGCTATCCTCGCCGCGGCAGTCTCCCTGGACGGTGACGGCTCAACCACCTTCATCCTCACCACCGCCGCCATGCTGCCGGTCTACCTGCGCCTGAAGATGAGCCCCGTGGTCCTCACCTGCGTGGCGGGTCTCGCCAACGGCACCATGAACATCCTGCCGTGGGGCGGCCCCACAGCCCGTGCCGCTACCGCACTGAAGCTGGATGTCAACGATGTCTTCGTCCCCATGGTCCCGTCCCTCATCGTTGGCCTCATCGTCGTGCTCGTCTTCTCCTGGCTGCTCGGTCTGCAGGAACGTAACCGCCTCCGCACCACTGCTCCCGAAATCTGGGGCGACGTCGCCAATCCTGCTGACGCGTTCGACGGCGGCAATGGCCGCGGCGGTTCGGCCGCCACTGGTGCTGGTGGTTCAGGCTTCAGCAAGGGCCGCTTCGGCTTTGGCCGCACCGCACCCAAGCCGGTAACGGGCGGAGGGGCCGGCGTCGCAGTTCTTGAACGTACTGAAGAGCTGGTGGACGACCACGACACCGCCATGGCTGATACCGCGCTGGATCCCAACCGCGCCACGCTCCGCCCCAAACTGTTCTGGTTCAACCTTGGGCTCACGGTCGCCGTCATGGTCACCCTGGTAGCGAACATTGTCCCGCTCCCGTTCGTCTTTATGGTGGGCGCGGCTATCGCACTGCTGGTCAACTTCCCCAAGGTCAAGGACCAGGGCGCCCAGCTGATCGCCCACGCACCGTCAATCGTCGCCGTCGTCAGCATGGTCATGGCCGCTGCAGTCCTCACCGGTGTCCTCAACGGCACAGGCATGGTCAAGGCAATGTCCGAATGGCTCGTCCAGATCATCCCCGCGGACATGGGTCCGTTCATGGCAGTCATCACCGGCGTGCTGAGCATCCCGATGACCTTCTTCATGAGCAACGACGCGTTCTACTTCGGCGCACTGCCGGTCCTTAGCGAAACCGCAGCCCACTATGGCGTTGGCGCAGCAGACATGGCCCGCGCTTCCATCACCGGCCAGCCGTTCCACCTCCAGAGCCCCCTGGTTCCTGCGATCCTGCTGCTCGTGTCCCTGGCAAAGGTAGACCTGGGCGACCACCACAAGAAGGTCCTCTGGCGCACAGCAGTCATCTCGATCGTCATGCTCGCGGTCGGTGTGCTGACCGGAGCAATCGGCATCGGCTGACCTGCTCCAATAGGGCCTCTGTGATCCGGGGGCCGCTACGCAAGACAGACAGCATCCGGACGGCGGCCCGAAACAGCCGCCCTCCGGTGCAAAAGAACCCAGACATCCTCCGCGTGCTGCTCCTTCGTCGCTTTGACGCACGCTTCCGGATGCCTGGGTTCGTTTGCGAGGGGCACCCGCTTCAGCCCACACGTAGGAGCCACTGCCAAACCCACCCAGCCCCCACCCCAATAAACAAACGAGACAGCAAAGCCCGAATGGTCCGCTTTGCTGTCTCGCTTGTTGTTGGGGTGACTCGGCGCTGGGTGGGTTCGGCGTTAGGGGAGGGAGGCACATCAGCGGTGGGCGGGACCTCCCGTAGGCTGCGTCTAAGCGAGGAACGAGCGAGCAGCCGAGGGAGCGTCGCGCGGGCCGCCGAAAGGCGCCGGGTCAGCTGCTGCTCACCCATTCGGCGTCGGTATCGTCCCGCACAGCCAAGTAGACTGGTTCGGAAAACCATTTGAACTTTGCAGGGGAGATCCATGGCTGCGATCAACCGTGACGACGTCGCGCATCTTGCGCGTCTGGCTCACATTGAAATGAGTGCCGAAGAGCTGGACAGGATGGCGGTTGAGCTTGCCGTCATCGTGGATTCGGTGAAGTCCGTCAGCGAAGCCGCCGGGGAGGATGTCCCGGCCACGTCCCACCCGATTCCGTTGACCAACGTGTTCCGTGAGGACATCGTGGGCCACACGTTTACGGCTGAGCAGGCATTGTCCGGCGCTCCGGATGCTTACGAGAACCGTTTCAAGGTCCCGGCAATCCTGGATGAGGACTAATTACCATGACTGAGCTGAAGAACGAACTCATTCGCCACTCCGCTGCCGATCTTGCTGCGAAGCTTGCTGCCCGCGAGGTCTCCGCTGTTGAAGTGACGCAGGCGCACCTTGACCGTATTGCTGACGTGGACGGCCAGATCAACGCGTTCCTGCACGTTAATACTGAGGAAGCCCTGGCTGTTGCGGCCGAGGTTGACGCTGCGCGTGCCGCTGGTGGCGCCGCTGCCGGGGAACTTCATGCCCTGGCCGGTGTGCCGATCGCAGTGAAGGACTTGATCGTGACGATTGGCCAGCCGACGACGGCTGGCTCGAAGATCCTTGAGGGCTGGCACAGCCCCTATGACGCCACCGTGGTGAAGAAGCTGCGCGCGGCCAAGATGCCCATTTTGGGCAAGACCAACCTTGACGAGTTCGCCATGGGTTCCTCCACGGAGCATTCGGCGTACGGACCCACCCGCAACCCCTGGGACCTGGACCGCATTCCTGGTGGTTCAGGCGGTGGCTCGGCAGCCGCCGTCGCTGCTTTTGAAGCGCCACTGGCGCTGGGTACGGACACCGGTGGATCGATCCGCCAGCCCGGTGCTGTCACCGGAACCGTCGGCGTCAAGCCCACGTATGGTGCAGTTTCCCGCTACGGCGCGATTGCCATGGCATCCTCCCTGGACCAGATTGGCCCGGTGTCCCGCACGGTGCTGGACGCGGCTCTGTTGCAGGAAGTCATCGGCGGTCATGATCCGTTCGATTCCACGTCCCTGACCGATCCGTTCGACAACCTGGCCGCTGCTGCTCGCGTGGGCAATGTTGCTGGCATGAAGATCGGCATCATCAAGGAGCTGCACGGCGAGGGCTACCAGGCCGGCGTCGAGAACCGCTTCAACGAGTCCCTTCAGCTGCTGAAGGATGCAGGCGCGGAAATTGTTGAGGTTTCCTGCCCCAACCTGAAGTACGCCCTGGGCGCTTACTACCTGATCATGCCGTCCGAGGCGTCCAGCAACCTGGCCAAGTTCGACGGCGTTCGGTATGGCTTGCGCGCCCTGCCCAAGGACGCCCCGATGACCATCGAGCGTGTCATGGGTGCAACCCGTGCCGCTGGCTTTGGTGATGAGGTCAAGCGCCGCATCATCCTGGGCACCTACGCCCTGAGCGCTGGCTATTACGACGCCTACTACGGTTCGGCGCAGAAGGTCCGCACGCTCATTCAGCGCGACTTCGACGCCGCGTTCTCGAAGGCGGATGTCCTCATTTCGCCTACGGCTCCCACCACAGCGTTCAAACTGGGGGAGAAAGCGAACGATCCCCTGGCAATGTACCTGAACGACGTCGCCACCATTCCCGCCAATATGGCTGGTATCCCGGGCTTGTCGCTGCCCGGTGGCCTGGCTGACGAGGACGGCTTGCCCGTTGGCGTGCAACTCCTGGCCCCTGCCCGCCAGGATGCCCGCCTGTACCGCGTCGGTGCTGTGCTGGAGGCCATCCTGGAAGAAAAGTGGGGCGGCCCGCTTCTTGCCCAGGCTCCTGAATTGAAGACACCCGCTCTCGGTGCCGCATCCAACTCCGCGGGAGGTTCAAACTAATGTCCGTCGACGCAACCCTGAGCTTCGAAGAGGCCATGGAGAAGTACGATCCTGTTCTGGGTTTCGAGGTCCACGTGGAGCTCAACACCAAGACCAAGATGTTCTCCTCCGCACCGAACGTCTTCGGCGACGAGCCGAACACCAACGTCAACGAGGTGGATCTCGGCATGCCCGGCGTCCTCCCGGTGCTGAACAAGACGGCTGTGGAGTCCTCCATCAAGATCGGCCTTGCCTTGAACTGCAAGATCGCCGAGTACTGCCGTTTCGCCCGGAAGAACTACTTCTACCCGGACACCCCGAAGAACTTCCAGACCTCGCAGTATGACGAGCCCATCGCCTACGACGGTTACCTCGACATCGAGCTTGAGGACGGCACGATCTTCCGCGTTGAGATCGAGCGTGCCCACATGGAAGAGGACGCCGGAAAGCTCACCCACATGGGTGGTTCGGCGGGCCGCATCCAAGGCGCCGACTACTCGCTGGTGGACTACAACCGTTCGGGTGTTCCGTTGGTGGAAATCGTCACCAAGCCGATCCAGGGTGCCGGAAGCCGCGCCCCGGAGCTGGCCAAGGCCTACGTTGCCGCGGTCCGCGAAATCGTGAAGAACCTTGGTGTTTCGGACGCCAAGATGGAACGCGGCAACGTCCGCTGCGACGCCAACGTTTCCCTGCGCCCGCACGGCCAGGAACGCTTCGGCATCCGCTCGGAGACGAAGAACGTTAACTCCCTGCGCGCGGTCGAGCACGCCGTTCGTTACGAGATCCAGCGCCACGCTGCAGTCCTGGACTCCGGCCAGCCGGTGATCCAGGAGACGCGCCACTGGCACGAGGACACGCGTTCGACGACGTCGGGCCGCGCCAAGTCCGACGCCGACGATTACCGCTACTTCCCGGAGCCGGACCTGGTTCCCGTCGTCGCCTCCCGTGAGTGGGTGGAGGAGCTTCGCGCCACCCTTCCGGAGCCGCCGGCCGAACGCCGCAAGCGGCTCAAGGAAGCCTGGGGCTACTCGGATCTGGAGTTCCGCGATGTGGTCAACGCCGGCGTTATGGACTCCATCGAGGAGACCATCGCAGCCGGTGCCAGCGCAGATGTTGCCCGGAAGTGGTGGATGGGTGAGATTGTTGGCCGCGCCAAGGTTGCCGACGTCGATCCTTCCGCTCTCGGTGTCACACCGCAGGTCATCGTCGAGCTGAACAAGCTGGTCGAGGACGGCAAGATCAACAACAAGATGGCTACAAACGTCCTGGACGGCGTTCTTGCCGGCGAAGGTACACCGGCCGAGATCGTTGAAAAGCGCGGCCTCGCGGTGGTTTCCGACGACGGTCCGCTGCTGGAAGCCATCGACGCCGCCCTCGCGGCACAGCCTGACGTCGCGGAGAAGATCCGTGGCGGCAAGGTCCAGGCCATCGGCGCGATTGTGGGCGGTGTCATGAAGGCAACGCGTGGCCAGGCTGATGCTGGCCGCGTTCGCGAACTCATCCTGGAAAAGCTCGGCGTCGAAGGCTAAATTCGGCGGCGAATTGCCCGAGTAGCTCGCAGTTGTGGTTGTTTTGAAAGCTCAGAACAACCGCAACTGCGAGCTACTTTTTTCTGTAAGGGGCGCAGAATGGATGCATGGCCACCATTACACCGGGCCTTCGTAAGGCCCTTATCGCCAGCGGCGTTGCCGTCGCCCTGACCGGCGGCGGGGCTGCCGCAGTGTGGGCAGGCACCCAGCCCAGCCCATCGCCGTCGAGCGCTACTGCCTCACCAAGTCCCTCGGCATCTGACGGCGCCAAGCGCGCTGAGGGGCGGGCCCAGGGGATCCATGGCGAGCACGTTGTGAAAGAGCAGGACGGCACCTTCCGCACTGTGGTCACACAGACGGGCAAGATCGCGTCGGTGAGCGATTCTGAGATCACCGTCAAGAGCGAGGATGGCTTTACACAGAGCTACGCAATCGACTCCGGGACCCACATCTCACGCATACCTACGGACCTCTCACAACTGCGCAACGGCAAGGGGAAGCCCACGCTGCCTTCAGCTACCGCGGCGGATCTCAAGGCCGGAGACACGGTACGGATAGCAGGGACCAAGGACGGTAACACCGTGACGGCACAGCGCATTGTGGCCGGTGAGCTTCCGGCTGTCCTCAAGGGGCATGGTCCCAGGGGGCACGGACACAAGGAGCTTTGACCGCGGAGTGGGCACCGCCTTCAATGCCCACCTGGCGCGGACGCGATGTTGGTCCAGGCCAAAATCAGTTATGCTTGAATCAAGTTTTTAAATATTGATTCAAGGTCGGGGATTAGCGTGGGAGTAAATATCGGGGAGAGGATAGCTCGGCGGCGGGTTGAGGCGGACCTCAGTCAGCGCCATCTTGAAGGTCTCACCGGGATTTCTCAGAGCACGCTGCAGCGTATCGAGAGCGGTAATCGTGTTGCCCGCATGGACGAGATCATCTCCATTGC
This genomic stretch from Micrococcaceae bacterium Sec5.1 harbors:
- a CDS encoding CitMHS family transporter yields the protein MLVLLGFAMIAVFMVLIMTKKLTPVLALIIVPTIFGLFAGAGLGIGPMVMDSMKSMTSTAALLMFAIIYFGLMIDVGLFDPLVKFILRKLGNDPAKVVLGTAILAAAVSLDGDGSTTFILTTAAMLPVYLRLKMSPVVLTCVAGLANGTMNILPWGGPTARAATALKLDVNDVFVPMVPSLIVGLIVVLVFSWLLGLQERNRLRTTAPEIWGDVANPADAFDGGNGRGGSAATGAGGSGFSKGRFGFGRTAPKPVTGGGAGVAVLERTEELVDDHDTAMADTALDPNRATLRPKLFWFNLGLTVAVMVTLVANIVPLPFVFMVGAAIALLVNFPKVKDQGAQLIAHAPSIVAVVSMVMAAAVLTGVLNGTGMVKAMSEWLVQIIPADMGPFMAVITGVLSIPMTFFMSNDAFYFGALPVLSETAAHYGVGAADMARASITGQPFHLQSPLVPAILLLVSLAKVDLGDHHKKVLWRTAVISIVMLAVGVLTGAIGIG
- the gatC gene encoding Asp-tRNA(Asn)/Glu-tRNA(Gln) amidotransferase subunit GatC, producing MAAINRDDVAHLARLAHIEMSAEELDRMAVELAVIVDSVKSVSEAAGEDVPATSHPIPLTNVFREDIVGHTFTAEQALSGAPDAYENRFKVPAILDED
- the gatA gene encoding Asp-tRNA(Asn)/Glu-tRNA(Gln) amidotransferase subunit GatA, producing MTELKNELIRHSAADLAAKLAAREVSAVEVTQAHLDRIADVDGQINAFLHVNTEEALAVAAEVDAARAAGGAAAGELHALAGVPIAVKDLIVTIGQPTTAGSKILEGWHSPYDATVVKKLRAAKMPILGKTNLDEFAMGSSTEHSAYGPTRNPWDLDRIPGGSGGGSAAAVAAFEAPLALGTDTGGSIRQPGAVTGTVGVKPTYGAVSRYGAIAMASSLDQIGPVSRTVLDAALLQEVIGGHDPFDSTSLTDPFDNLAAAARVGNVAGMKIGIIKELHGEGYQAGVENRFNESLQLLKDAGAEIVEVSCPNLKYALGAYYLIMPSEASSNLAKFDGVRYGLRALPKDAPMTIERVMGATRAAGFGDEVKRRIILGTYALSAGYYDAYYGSAQKVRTLIQRDFDAAFSKADVLISPTAPTTAFKLGEKANDPLAMYLNDVATIPANMAGIPGLSLPGGLADEDGLPVGVQLLAPARQDARLYRVGAVLEAILEEKWGGPLLAQAPELKTPALGAASNSAGGSN
- the gatB gene encoding Asp-tRNA(Asn)/Glu-tRNA(Gln) amidotransferase subunit GatB — translated: MSVDATLSFEEAMEKYDPVLGFEVHVELNTKTKMFSSAPNVFGDEPNTNVNEVDLGMPGVLPVLNKTAVESSIKIGLALNCKIAEYCRFARKNYFYPDTPKNFQTSQYDEPIAYDGYLDIELEDGTIFRVEIERAHMEEDAGKLTHMGGSAGRIQGADYSLVDYNRSGVPLVEIVTKPIQGAGSRAPELAKAYVAAVREIVKNLGVSDAKMERGNVRCDANVSLRPHGQERFGIRSETKNVNSLRAVEHAVRYEIQRHAAVLDSGQPVIQETRHWHEDTRSTTSGRAKSDADDYRYFPEPDLVPVVASREWVEELRATLPEPPAERRKRLKEAWGYSDLEFRDVVNAGVMDSIEETIAAGASADVARKWWMGEIVGRAKVADVDPSALGVTPQVIVELNKLVEDGKINNKMATNVLDGVLAGEGTPAEIVEKRGLAVVSDDGPLLEAIDAALAAQPDVAEKIRGGKVQAIGAIVGGVMKATRGQADAGRVRELILEKLGVEG
- a CDS encoding DUF5666 domain-containing protein — protein: MATITPGLRKALIASGVAVALTGGGAAAVWAGTQPSPSPSSATASPSPSASDGAKRAEGRAQGIHGEHVVKEQDGTFRTVVTQTGKIASVSDSEITVKSEDGFTQSYAIDSGTHISRIPTDLSQLRNGKGKPTLPSATAADLKAGDTVRIAGTKDGNTVTAQRIVAGELPAVLKGHGPRGHGHKEL